tccaggGCCAGGACCTCTTCTCCAGAGGTGAGGTGCGGGGAGAATCCTGCCCAGGTGCCCAAGCCCTCTTGGGAAGGTTTCATTCTCCAGAGAGCTGCTGGGCGCATCGCAGAACCTAACCCAACTTCTGCAAGGAAaccgtgggggtggggaagagtctgccagttcctcctcctcctcccacaatCAAATAAAGCAGCTCCTGGAGCAGCTGAGGCAGGTGCAGGGGGTGAGCTCTTATAAGAAACACCTGTAACAGTTGCCTGATCTGAACTCCACGTCCAGAATGGGTTAACCCTTTGTAGATCACCTTGGGGGGGTCAGCCCTAGAGCCGTAGTGGTTGGGTGTTCAGTGTGCCTGTGTTCAGTGTGGCCTTTAGGCCACAGCCATCCACCTCCTAAGACTTCAGTCTTTGGCTGTGGATTTTCCCAGCATCTGTTGGGGGCTCAGGACAGGCACTTGTCGTATCTTAATAGCCCACCTAATTCCTCCAAACAAGGAAGTTTAAGTCTTGGCCTGAGAAGTAGCTCAACCTTCTTGCTTCCCTCCTAGAAACGTGGTGTTGAAGATGTGCCAAACGTGGGGCTGCTGGCTCTCGTCAGTGGATGACACAGGTGGTAACGAGGCCTATGGaggcaaactgaattcagcagcataAACGATGTGATCTGGGGTCTTCCTTGGAAAGCACTGCTTTAGTCCTTCCCTTCAGGTGGTCTTGGCAGGCCCGAGAAGCAGAGGGGTCTCCACCAAGTCACAGCTCATACTGACAACTGGGTTTCCCAAAGCCAACCCCGGAGAGGAGCTGAAAAACCAGACCCGGGGACGAGACTTCATTGGTTAGGCTTATCTTGGGTACACAAGGCAGAAGGCAGCCTCTCATTGACTTTGTATAAACCAACCCCTGTAAATCTTGAAAAACCCTAATTAGGCATCAGAAGCTTGGGACTGACACCAGACTGCAAACTCCGATGACCAAGTAGATGGCCAGATCTGGAAGCCAGGCCAACAGCATGTTTAGAAACGTGATGGTACTGAACACAGGCAGTGATGGCGGTCGTCCTTCCAGAAGGCCACACTAAGTCGACCTTCCGTCCTGCTCGGGCACAGCCCCAATAAAGCCCCCCCTCGTACACCAGATTCAAGCCCCTATGCTCTGCAAGATGGCGCAGCCTCTGGCTCCTCTCCTATGACTGCCACTCCAAGTCACCTTGGGGTGGGGATAGGGCGCAGCCTCCTTCTGGGCTCACCTCCAGTCCTGCAccagcgccccccgcccccgcctcagCCCGGGGCCTGTCCTGGCATCTCCAGCCCTGGTGGCCGAGGGACCAATGTGAAGATATTGGACCATTCTTTGTAAGCTGGAAAGCATAAACTGGTGGGATCTTCGTGAGGGTTGAAATCCTATTTCAGATTCACTTTAATTCTCCAAGGACAGCtagaaattttcttcctttaataaaAAATTCCCAGACACACTTTGAAGTCCTAGAGTAAACCAGCAACAGAACAAAGTGAATCCCCCCAGGGGGGCGCTGGAGAGCCAGCATCATCAGGAAAGCTCCAGGCTTCACACCTGACATTGTCAGGAGCCcgcctaaaaaataaattacaaaaaggCTGTGGGGAAGACGCAGGTGAGCTGCTTTCCCCTCCGGTGCAACAGGGATCAGGCCGACTACAAATCAGTCCGTGAACTGGCTGCCTTGGGGGCATATTTAGGCATCAGTTCGTTAATCTTCCGGATGTAGTCAGACTTCTCCGCACAGCCTTTGCACGTCTCCCCCCAGTCGTCCAGGATCTTCTTGAGCTCTTTAACCCGGAGCTTCTTCAGGTCCACCGTGCTCAGGTCGATCTGCTTGTctggaggagagagcagggagagctgGTGGGAGTGGCCAcagacaccccccctccccctgccccggcAGTCCCAGGACAGGTCACCCCTGCAGGTGCGTGTCAGTGCCCACTGCCCCGAGGCCCTTCACCAGAAGGCCAGTCTCACCCCAGGGGCGTCCCGGGATGGAGGCCACGTGGTCCTTACAGGAGAAACGTGGTTCCCACTCCCCCAGGTGCCTTGACAACTAGTCACAGTAGAGAGCAAGTCACTGTAGAGTGACAGCTCCAGGGTGACAGAGCAGAGAGATCTCCCAGCTGCAGTTTCCCAACACAGGCCCTGGTCAGAAGCTTACTCCCCATGACCACTCGTGAGCAGAGAGAGACCGTGAGCCAACTGCACCTGTCCCAGGTCCCTCTCAGGAGACTAGGCATCTTGAACACAAGTGGGCAAACAGGCCCTTGGACACTAGTCACAATAAAATATGTTGgttttgttcaaattttataGACGAGGACAACTATTCCTGGTCCTGACTCTGAGGACCTGACCTGCTTTTTTCCACCAGAGATCTGTTCGACAAGAGGGGTGCCGCAGTGCCCGGAACTCTTGCGCCTGCCTGCACACAGCTTTTCTCTTCAAGGTAATAAAGATCGCTGGGTCTTCAGCAGGATGAGCCTACGAAACCCAAGTCAGGCCTCATCCCTTCTCTGCTCAAAAACCCATGTTcccagggcctgggtggctcagttggttaagcgtgtgactcttgatttcggctcaggtcgtgatctcagggtcgtgagatcgagcccccgcatcgggctctatgctccatagggagcctgcttcttcctctctttctgcccccttttctaaaataaataaatcttaaaaaaaaaaaacccaaaacctctCTGCGCTCCACCTCCAAACcagaaccaaaacaaacaaaaccatgttCCCAACTTCACTCAGATTAAAGACCTGAAGCCAAATCTTCCTCATCCTGCAAGGCCCCCTGTGACCTGTCCGTGCGCCACCCACTGCCCGCTTCCTCCGCCTGGAATGCTCATCCATGAGCTCCTCTTGGCTGATCTGCTACCGCCTTCAAAGTTTGCTGAACGCCACCTCCTCCGTGAGGCCTTTTCTGCCAGATCCGtacccctcccaccaccaccgaCCCGGCTACCGAACTCACTGGCCGCGGCACTATCTTCTCAGCTGCCTCTCCCAGCTAGAAAGTCAGCTCCATAGTGCCCGAGCGCAGAGGCTCTGTGGTGGTTCAGTGAGGCCTGGCCACACTCACCGTACTTTAGCTCGCAGATCTGGCTGTCCTTCTTCTTGAGCTTCTCACAGACCTTCTCCACAGGGATGTGGTGGGCCAGGGGCTTGGACACCTCGTTGATGATTTTAGTGGCAGCGTCATCTGTGGCCCCGATATAGTAGCACTGCAGCAAGAGAGGACAATGGCCTTCAGGCGGTTCCACTTGAGAGCCTTCTCCTCCGCAACACACTGACATCTCAAAACCTCTGTCCTGGCAAGGCCTCATGTTCCCACACCCTGCCTGTCCTGGCAGTCAGATGGGTCAGCGTAAACCCTGGGCTCTTAATACATGCTCGGTCCCAGAGCTGACAGCCTCCAAGTAAGTTTACGAGTCACCAAGTTTCAGACCTTTaaacagagacagacaaaccaGCGACTACCAGGGAAATTAAAGCTATAAAAGTCATCGTTTTGTTAGGGCTCTTGTCCTCAATTTGGCCCTAGCCCACCCTGTGCCCACTTTATCTTCTTGTGCCCTTGCTCATGGCCTCTGGTGCTCACaatggctgttccctctgcctgggaggcTCTTCCCCGCATCCTTGACCCTGCCCCCCAACGATGACTCTCCCTCAGAGAGATTCTTGACTATTCTGCCTAAATCAGCACCCACCCTCTCAGCCAGAGCACCCTGGTCATTTTCTCCGGGACACTCATCCCACGGCATCATCTGTTTGCCTGATTGTCCTTTCTCCCCACTGATCCTCccggtgcccagcacacagtaggtgcttaatcagtactaacatgataaaaaaaaaatatcctaacTGCAGAATGCATGAAAGCACAGGAGTCCCACACCAGCATACTGACACAACAGCGCACCTCCTGAACACAAGTGGGCAggcccaggcagggagggggaccAGCTACTCACCAACCGATTCTCTTTGCCTCTTGCTTCCCGGcagaattttata
The sequence above is a segment of the Ailuropoda melanoleuca isolate Jingjing unplaced genomic scaffold, ASM200744v2 unplaced-scaffold73390, whole genome shotgun sequence genome. Coding sequences within it:
- the LOC117800620 gene encoding mesencephalic astrocyte-derived neurotrophic factor yields the protein IFLPSFPVCISYLGRFYQDLKDRDVTFSPFSIEKELIKFCREARGKENRLCYYIGATDDAATKIINEVSKPLAHHIPVEKVCEKLKKKDSQICELKYDKQIDLSTVDLKKLRVKELKKILDDWGETCKGCAEKSDYIRKINELMPKYAPKAASSRTDL